The genomic window CTCTCTTCTATATTGTTCACGAATTTCGAGCATTTCGATTTCGAGCTTTTTATCGGTCGCGAACTTTTTCACTTCACGCGAAAGTGTTTCCATATCGGTATTAATCGGCTGATTAATTAATGTTGTGGATTCTAATAATGAAACCTCATCGTAAATTTTCTTTACCCTTCGGTAAATAAATCGTTCTACACGATATTGTAAAACCAGAAAAGAAAAAATATAGATTACGATTATGAAAATTATTCCAAACGCAACTTGATGTTTTAGTTGATTTTTATAAAATAATGACATTAACATCAGTACAAATGCTGTTGTAAAGAGACTGATATACAATGCCGATTTTATGGCAAATTTGTATGTTTTTTTAAAATTAATCTTCATTGAAAAAATTGAACCATTAAGAAATTAAGAAAATTAAGTTTTGCTTTAAGCTATTTTTCTTTTGATTAAATCAAAAAACAAAAAATGAATAACTCAAAAACCATATAAGAAAATGAAGATTGTAGAGCTTCAATTCTTATATGGTTTAAATGTATTGAATATTTTTAAAAGAATTTGAATGGATTTAAAAACTAAGTGCCTTAGCAACTTAGTATCTTAGAACCTTAGCAACTTCAAAATCTAAACTTCAAATTTATAGCCTACACCTTTTATGGTTTTAAAAAGATCTTCGCCTATTTTTTCGCGCAATTTTCTGATGTGAACATCAATTGTTCTTCCTCCAACTACAACTTCGTTACCCCAAACTTTATCTAGGATTTCGTCTCTTTTAAAAACTTTTCCAGGTTTTGAAGCCAACAGATAAAATAATTCGAATTCTTTTCTTGGCAAAGCAATTTCTACATTGCCTTTTATGATTTTGTATTCTTCACGGTTAATCTCGATTCCGCCTACATTTAAAGTATCTGTAACAACTTCTTGTTCTTTTAACCTTCTTAACAGCGCCTTTACTTTTGAGACCAATAATTTTGGTTTGATAGGTTTGGTTATATAGTCATCGGCACCGGCATCAAAACCAGCTACTTGAGAATAATCTTCGCTTCTTGCTGTAAGGAACGTTATGATAACAT from Flavobacterium sp. KACC 22763 includes these protein-coding regions:
- a CDS encoding response regulator transcription factor, with amino-acid sequence MKKTQTKILLVDDEPDILEIVGYNLAQEGYQIVTASNGKDAIAKAQKELPELIIMDVMMAEMDGMEACEHIRKIPELNNVIITFLTARSEDYSQVAGFDAGADDYITKPIKPKLLVSKVKALLRRLKEQEVVTDTLNVGGIEINREEYKIIKGNVEIALPRKEFELFYLLASKPGKVFKRDEILDKVWGNEVVVGGRTIDVHIRKLREKIGEDLFKTIKGVGYKFEV